Proteins encoded by one window of Arabidopsis thaliana chromosome 2, partial sequence:
- the CLE6 gene encoding CLAVATA3/ESR-RELATED 6 (CLAVATA3/ESR-RELATED 6 (CLE6); BEST Arabidopsis thaliana protein match is: CLAVATA3/ESR-RELATED 5 (TAIR:AT2G31083.1); Has 27 Blast hits to 27 proteins in 5 species: Archae - 0; Bacteria - 0; Metazoa - 0; Fungi - 0; Plants - 27; Viruses - 0; Other Eukaryotes - 0 (source: NCBI BLink).) — translation MANLILKQSLIILLIIYSTPILSSQARILRTYRPTTMGDMDSQVLLRELGIDLSKFKGQDERRFLVDSERVSPGGPDPQHH, via the coding sequence ATGGCGAATTTGATCCTTAAGCAATCTCTAATCATACTCCTAATCATATATTCAACACCAATCTTGAGTTCTCAAGCTCGAATCCTCCGTACATATCGCCCCACAACCATGGGCGATATGGATAGTCAGGTTCTCCTACGTGAACTCGGGATTGATCTCTCTAAGTTCAAAGGTCAAGACGAGAGACGGTTTTTAGTGGATTCCGAAAGGGTTTCTCCGGGGGGTCCTGATCCACAACACCATTGA
- a CDS encoding uncharacterized protein (unknown protein; FUNCTIONS IN: molecular_function unknown; INVOLVED IN: biological_process unknown; LOCATED IN: endomembrane system; EXPRESSED IN: 24 plant structures; EXPRESSED DURING: 13 growth stages; BEST Arabidopsis thaliana protein match is: unknown protein (TAIR:AT2G20562.1); Has 70 Blast hits to 70 proteins in 13 species: Archae - 0; Bacteria - 0; Metazoa - 0; Fungi - 0; Plants - 70; Viruses - 0; Other Eukaryotes - 0 (source: NCBI BLink).), translating into MCDGDCRPLGFLLGLPFAFLSLLLSIIGVIIWIVGLLLSCICPCCLCVTVLVEIAIGLIKAPIHVMEWFMSKIPC; encoded by the exons ATGTGCGACGGAGATTGCCGTCCTCTCGGTTTCCTCTTAGGTCTTCCTTTCGCCTTcctttctctccttctctccatCATCGGTGTCATTATCTGGATCGTCGG ATTGTTGTTATCATGCATATGTCCATGTTGCTTGTGTGTGACTGTACTAGTGGAGATCGCAATTGGTTTGATTAAAGCCCCAATTCATGTTATGGAGTGGTTCATGTCCAAGATCCCTTGTTGa